The genomic interval TCTTTAGACCTGGCCAATAAAATCCCTCCTCATCCTCTAAATGGCTTTATCAAAACCTGAGTGTCCCCCCATGGGCTGCTatggcccaattccaacaaacaAGTCTTAAACTCCTTATGTTGGGGAATGTACAGCCTTTGTTTGTATATAAGTAAATCTGACCTCATTGTATACTTGGGGCCTAATTTATCTTCCTTAAAAAGAGAGATTAGAGCTTGTACCTTAGGGTCAGTTTCGTAGGCAGCCTTTAGGTCTTCTAGCCATTCCACAGTGGGGAAGGAAATGAGCATTAATGTCCCTTCTTCATTTTGCTCCTTTTTGGATAGGGCATCACTAACTTTGTTCTCAGCCCTTTTTTTGTATTCCACAATAAAGTCATACCTCAACAATTTGGAAACTTTTTATTGCATTGGAGTTCCTACTCTTTGGTCCAAAAGATGCTTGAGGCTTTGTTGATCCGTCTTAACTTTGAAAGTTCCCCCAAGTAGATACAGTCTCCATTTCACCACTGCACTCACAAGTGCAAATAGTTCCTTCTCGTAAGTGGATAAGTGTAGAGCCTTCCCTTTTAGTGATTGGCTGAAATACGCAATGAGTCTCCCTTGTTGCATAAGGATAGCCCCAATAGTTATGCCCGAAGCGTCACATTCGATAGTAAATGGTGTTGTAAAATCTGGTAAAGCTAGCACCGGGGGGCAAGACACAGCTTCCTTTAACTTGTGGAAAGCTATTTTAGCTTCCTCACTCCACTTGAATCCATCATTTCTCAACATTCTAGTTAGTGGGCTAACGATGTCTCGTAGCCTTTAATGAATCTCCTGTAGTATCCGGTCAGCCCCAAGAATCAGCGTAATGCCTTGATAGATCCGGGAAGGGGCCATTCTTGCATGGCTTGTAATTTTTCTGGATCCGCCTTCACCCCTTGTCCAGAAATTAAGTGTCCCAAGTAGGCTATCTCCTTGCACCCAAACCTGCATTTAGAAAGCTTAGCAAACAACTTGTGCTCTTTTAAAGTTTCGAGAGTCACCTGCAAATGCCTTAAATGGTCAGTTTCAGATTTACTGTAAATCATTATATCGTTAAAGAATATCAGTATAAACTTCCTCAAATGAGGTTTGAACACCTTGTTCTCAAGCTTTGGAAAGTAGAAGGGGCATTAGTTAGCCCGAAGGGCATCACTAAGAATTCATAATGACCCTCATGGGTCCTAAAGACTGTTTTGTGTATATCAGAGGGTTTCACTCGAATTTGGTGGTAATCCGACCTTAGATCTAGTTTAGAAAAGATCATGGCACCATGCAACTCATCCATCAACTCCTCCACTACaggaatatgaaatttatccTTAATAGTGACTACATTAAGGCCCCTATAGTCCATACATAACCTCCACGACCCATCCGCTTCCTAACCAACAACACCGGGGAAGAGTAGTGACTTTGGCTAGGCCTTATTGCTCCTGAATGTAACAATTCACTGACTATCTTTTCAATTGGAAATATAGGTAATGGTAAGGGCGCATGGAAATGGGTTTGGTGTTGGGTATGAGATTTATAGAATGGTCATGGGTTCGGGTGGGGGGGTAGGCCTTTTGGCTCCTTAAACACTTAAGGATATTCTTTGAGTATTCTCTTTATAGTTGCTGGAATTTGATCTTcaactggtttgttttcacCTTCCATGACATGTAAAATTATGCCCCTTTTCTCCAGTTTATTAAAGACATTTAGAGAGCCTTCCTCAATCAATCTTTTTGCTGTCAACCCTTGTAACTACACTATTTTTCCCTTAACAGAAAATTTCATGGTAAACTTTTGAAAGTCCCACAAAATAATACCCAACTCCTGTAGCCAATGGATGCCTAGCACCATATCACAACCTGCTAGGACTAATACATGCACCTCAACTATAAAGTTGGTACCCTGAATGTTAACACTCACTCTCTTGAACTTCCCTTCACTAGGTAGGATTTCCCCGCTTGCCACCTTCACTTTTACTTTCTCTTCAAGATTAATGGGTAGTTTGACTCGGTTTAACACAGCTGGATCCAAAAAATTGTGGGTTGATCCAGTATCTATGAGTATTGTCAAGCACTGAGGTCCAATCTTCCCGATCACTCTCAtggtttttgagttttgggatCCTGTTAAGGCATGGAGAgatatttttgggtttatgGCTAGGTCTAGTTctgtttttaaaatgtttggatTCTCTACCTCACCCACGGTTTCCTCCATATCCCCTTCTTTTTCAGATTCAAACAACACCTCCTCTAACAGGTAAAACTTTAGGTTTTGGCATTTATGTCCTATTGTCCACTTAGAGTCACAATGGTAGCATAATTcatttttccttatttctttcatttggttttggCTTATTTTTTGGATCTGCAGGTTAGGTTTGGGAAATTTTTTGGGAGGTTCACTGTTGGGTAGGTTGGGTCTTTTGAGTATTTCTGGATCAGGTGAATACATAAAACCAAATCTGTTTGGTTTCTTGGAGAGGTTCACTTTTTCCTCTTGTATTTTTGCTAGACTATAAGCTATGGTTAGATTTGGTGGGTACATTCTAACAGTTAGTCTAATCTCATCTTTTAGACCACTGAGAAAACAACTTAGCTTATATTGCTCCGATAAGCCCCTCGGTCTATTagataaatattcaaatttatcCTTATATTCCTCCACCGTATTGCTTTGTTTTAACCGACTCAAAGACTCCATTGGGTCATCATACCCGTTTGGACCAAACCTGGCCAACAAGGCCTTAGTCATATACTCCCATTCAAGTTCTTGTCCTGATTCTTCTCAATCTTGAAACTAAGTTAAAGCTTTACCACTCATGTGAAATGAGACTTACTTAACTTTCTGTTGTGGCAGGGTGTTATGAAAAACAAAGAATTGTTGTACCTAGTAGATCCATCCAGTTGGATCATCTTCATGAAAAGTTGGGAAGTCAAGCCTTACAGTCCTTGTCTGCACATCACCTGCATGCCTCCTGTCCCCATCTTCCTCGTGATCATGCAGTTCTGAAGAAGATCCTCTAGAGTTGTGATTGCAACCCTTCTTCTACAACCCTCTCGATATTATTGCTATCTATTGTAGCATTGTATCCATCTATCTTTTTATTAACAGCATTCCGGTTTCCATAGTTTTATATTGgccatttgtattttttttttaggttgctCAGTCCTTCTTGTAAGTCCTTGAGCCTTGTGTTGTTTGCCATTACTGAAAAGGGTAAAGCAGGATTTCATAGGAGGTGTCTCTGGTACCACTTTGTAACAAGCCTATTGAAAAAAAAGGCTAGAAAAACTAGGGTTTGCTCTCTTCGAGGGGAGCTCCTCCAGaaatgagagaatgagagataGGGAGAAAAGATAGAAGATGACAAAAAGTCTGAATTCATTTAGCATGTCGTAGCAAGGATATTGTCCAGCTTAAAAAGGTGTCAGCTGGCTAACAGtcagaaaacaaacaaaataaactaaCAATAAAAGCAACAGACCATAGAGGCCATATTGTCGTAAAGCCAAATGGCCAGAGCAAAgaaatacaaacataaaataattgagTCTTAGGGGAGCACACTCCCAGCCCATTAACGAAAATAAAGCAAATCTAGTGATAAAGCTTGGCCCGGTCCAGCCCTTTTGTTGACTCCCAAACGACTAAGACTTTTGTTAATCTCATCTTACTTCACGTGTTTGACTGACACACCTTATCGAGAATTcctctcttcttcctttccCAAACTCAATCACGCCCCTTCTAGTAGAATCCTAGATTGGTTTGATCAAGTCGtgtaacattttcattttcccgtctataaaattaaagagaaaaaagagtgtaaagaaaaaattccattacaataaaagtaaagaAACAGACTATACTTGCTTATGGGCTGTAATCATATGTTCACTTTATTCTTTCCTTCCCCAAATTGCTAAATTCTAACGTAATATTTGATGAAAGTGAATTTATGAAAAGATTTAACatattacatcaaattatattaatttatgagtttatttttataaaatttctttatagatATAATACTTCTCTAaacttgataaaaaataaaaaataaaagattcaaattggcttattaatttaattaaaagtgaaatttttaaatgaaacatgatatatttaattaaatttatcaaaatgcTAATATCAAcggtattttaaattatttattatatagtactttataatatgtttttttttttaatttctcctTACAGTTATATGGTGTTTGTCCGCTTCATCAGGATTAAAAAGTTCGAGCTACCGATTCTCTGTTACATCtgagcatttatttattttttgatacaTCTGAGCATTTATTAAATTCCAAAGAGATTGACCGTGATTTTGAACGTTACCTCTCAATTTTTGTCCCTtgttctttaaataatttacgTGAGGGGGTAGTTATAGGTtattacctatttattatttgtagtgtatttaaaattttttattttttatcattttattttaagcatttttttaacatttttaatcattaaaaaaaatttaaaatatatataattttattaatagtctttttttaatcattaaataaaaaaattttaaaaaatcaaataaataaataataataaataaatagtagaaaggtaccccaaaaaaaacaaaagtggtTCTCGAGCATGTTTAGATTCTCACGTGTCGGACACACCAGCATAGCGTGCTGTCTCAGTGTCACTTTCCCAGAATAAATTCCTCAGCTTTTgtttttagagaaatgatttgtataaattttagacAAGTTTCGtataagattttataaaaaattaaattttattttaaaaattataaaaaaaattattatttattagtctattattttataaaaaatttatatagacttatctatttgagatttaaatctttcgttactctttatttttgtgTGCCTTTTTCCCCACGTGAATGTCGTGAATTGCAATTTGTGGTAGTCGTTACTGTTCCTGACCTGTGAGTTATATTTCGTTTCCCCCCCGCCCGCCCGCCCGGGCTATCCCCTCTCTCTCGGTGGGGATTATACTACTTGGCTGAGTGGATTGCTTTCTCATTAATGGTCCCATCTCTCTCGGTGGGGATTATACTACTTGGCTGAGTGGATTGCTTTCTCATTAATCTGTAagattctgatttttttatgataatacgctagctttcctttttttttggttgtttttccATTGTTATATTGGTCGACGAGAAGCCTGAAGGaaagatatgaaatgaaatggagtATGGGTCATTGGTTTTGTCGAGACTGAGGCTTTGGTCTGTGTCTTTTAtacgcattctgacacttcaattttctttttcagatgGAAATCATTTAATACGAGCTCTGATGGGTAATTCTATGTTATCAATTCTGTACAAAGGCTTTGGCGGAAATCCTGCGTAAGATTAATATTGGGTCAGGTGAAGAAATTGTTGTGCCTCTCAAAATGAATCttatttgctttattttgtCGCTGTTTCTCTATTTTGGGCTGTCCACATATGGGTTTAGTAAGAATGTTTCTTCAAGACCTGCTGTTGTGAATATTGGAGCTCTTTTTACGTTTGAATCTACCATAGGAAGAGTCGCCAAGATTGCCATTGAGGAAGCTGTGAAAGATGTCAACTCCGATTCCAGCATTCTCCATGGAACAAAACTTGCTGTAACTATGCAAGATTCCAATTGCAGTGGGTTTTTTGGCATGGTTGGAGGTACTTTATTTTACTAAGTTTCTTGAACGATTtagcttatttttattataggcAAGTATTCTGTTCCCAAAAGAATCTAACAATCCTAATCACATGGCCTGACTGCTATGTCAAATTACAGCTTTGCAATTTATGGAGACTGATATAGTTGCCATCATCGGCCCGCAATCTTCCGTAGTTGCGCATATTATATCCCATGTAGCAAATGAACTCCAAGTTCCTCTATTATCGTTTGGGGCCTCAGATCCCACCCTCTCTTCCCTTCAGTTTCCCTTTTTTGTTAGAACAAGACCGAGCGATTTGTACCAAATGACAGCAGTGGCTGACGTTGTTGATTATTATGGTTGGAAGGATGTAATTGCCATTTTCATTGACGATGACTACGGACGGAATGGTGTGTCAGCATTAGATGATAAACTAGCAGAGAGGCGCTGTAGAATTTCCTACAAGCAGGGAATTAGCCCTGGGTCTGAAGTTAATCGGGGTGACATTATGGATCTTCTTATCAAGGTTGAATTAATGGAGTCTCGAATTATTGTTCTGCATGTAAATCCTGATTCAGGATTTATGGTTTTCTCTGTAGCACAATATCTTGGAATGATGGGAAATGGCTTTGTATGGATAGCTACTGATTGGCTCTCCTCTGTTTTAGATTCTGCTGCTCCTCTTCCTTCAGAGACAATGGATTCAATACAAGGAGTTCTTGTTTTGCGCCAACATACACCATATTCAGATAGAAAAAAAGCTTTTTTCTCTAGGTGGAAAAAGTTAACTGGTGGTTCTTTGGGATTGCATTCATATGGTCTTTCTGCTTATGATTCTGTTTGGCTGCTTGCCCATgctattgatgcattttttaacCAGGGAGGGgtgatttctttttctaatgATTCTAGGTTGCAGTCTGCATTAGGTGACAATCTCCACCTTGAAGCAATGAATATTTTTGATGATGGAATTCTACTGTTGCAGAGCATCCTGCAGAGTAACCTTGTTGGTTTGACAGGTCCTATTAAGTTTAATTCAGATAAGTCTCTTATTCGTCCTGCATATGATATCATTAATGTCATAGGAACTGGGTTTCGACGGATTGGTTACTGGTCAAACTATTCTGGCTTATCAGTTGTGGATCCTGAGACGCTCTATGCAATGCCACCTAATCATTCAAGTGCAAACCAGCAACTATACAGTGTTATCTGGCCAGGAGAAACATTATTGAAGCCCCGTGGATGGGTTTTCCCAAACAATGGGAAGCAACTGAAAATTGGTGTACCTAATCGAGCTAGTTACCGAGCATTTGTATCACGAGTGCAGGGAACTGATATGTTTAAGGGTTTCTGCATAGATGTATTTACAGCTGCTGTAAACTTGTTACCTTATGCTGTTCCATACCGATTTGTCCCTTTTGGAAATGGTCTCGAAAACCCAAGCTACACAGAGCTTGTAAATATGATCACAACTGGTGTGAGTATtactttacaaaattataattatataaattcattCTTTTTCACTGGCTAAATCTCTCATTTCCTTGTAATAGGATTTTGATGCTGCTGTTGGTGACATTGCAATTGTCACAAATCGAACAAGAATTGTGGATTTTACACAGCCATATGCTTCATCTGGACTTGTTGTTGTggtcccattaaaaaaaaaaaactctggtGCTTGGGCTTTCCTGCGGCCATTTAGTCGAAATATGTGGATTGTCAGTGCttgtttcttccttttgatTGGCACTGTTGTGTGGATTCTGGAGCATAGAACAAATGATGAGTTCAGGGGCCCTCCTAAAAAACAACTTATAACCATTCTATGGTGAGTTATTGGTTGCTGCAATTACTTCATGTCTATATATTGGTATGTATTATATATGGACAAAAAAGCCTATAATTAACTAGGATAATACATCTCTTGATAGTGGAATGGTGGGGGATGGTTGGGGGAGACATCAATCAAGTTGATTGGTCTGGGTTGACATGTTCTTGTAGACGCATTTGGCATTCTCCTTACTGTATGTTAAGAGCTTCTTTTGCCATTCATACAGAgcttcttgtaaaaaaaattggccCACCGTAAACAGAAAATGTAGGGACACAAGGAAGCCAAATTGTTCACTAAATCAAGAGCTTTCCATGTCTGATACGTAAAATGGGCTCCACTATGTTGAAATTTCGTGTAGGTGTCTGGGGGGGTTGGGAAGTAGGGTTtcatggttttcttttctttacccTGCCTCCTGCCATATGGCTaatttctactcttttttctattaataCCACCGAGGTGTATTAACTATTAAGGGGCCTCTAAATCATGTCTCATGATTTATAGATTGTTTAGATGGTCACCTTCTAAACCCATAGATTGATTGAAAAGGGAAACCCATAGAACATCTTCCTAACATTCTAAATAATTTGTTTCTGATCCATCTCCTGTTTGCTAAACTTGCAGGTTTAGCCTCTCAACTATGTTTTTTGCCCATAGTAAGTAGAAATCAGGTCCTTGACTCCTTTCATAAGCATAGTGCagcatttttaatattaaaattgcCACCTCTATTCCTTTTGCAGGAGAAAACACTGTGAGCACCCTTGGTCGAATGGTGCTAATCATATGGCTCTTTGTGGTATTGATAATCAACTCAAGCTATACTGCGAGTCTGACATCAATCCTCACAGTGCAGCATCTGTCTTCGCCTATTAAAGGGATTGAAAGCTTGAAGATGAGTGAGGAGCAAATAGGGTACCAAGTGGGCTCCTTTGCTGAACATTATTTGGAGGAACTTGGCATATCCAGATCTAGGCTTGTTGCCCTTGGATCACCTGATGCATATGCTTTAGCCCTTCAGCGCGGTCCTGAAAAAGGCGGTGTTGCAGCGATTGTTGATGAACTTCCTTATGTAGAACTATTCCTCTCCAGCCAGTGCAAATTCAGGGTTGTAGGTCAAGAGTTCACCAAAAGCGGCTGGGGTTTTGTGAGTATCTGTTTTGCAGAGGGATTTTTAATGAGAATTTTAGATaacatatatttcaaattataacaGGAAGAGATCTATTGAAATTATTCTAAAAGGCTGAAAAATACTCCTTTATATGGTAACTGATACACTGCTATCTACTTGATCAAAGACAGATGTACTTTAGTAAATCTGTATCTAGATTCCAACCTGTAGTAAATAAAGACACACTTAAGTTTGatgttttttcatttccttttcctttctttcacaTGATAGGCATTTCCTCGGGACTCTCCTTTAGCAATTGACATGTCAACTGCTATTCTACAACTGTCGGAGAATGGTGATCTTCAGCGGATCCATGATAAGTGGTTGATGCGAAGTACTTGCAGTTTAGAGACTGCTGAAATTGAATCAGATCAGCTTCAACTTAAAAGCTTCTGGGGTCTCTTTCTTATTTGTGGGATAGCTTGCTTCTTTGCTCTCTTCATATATTTCTTGCAGATTATGCAGCAGTCATGCCGAACTGCCCCCTCTGAATCTATCTCAGCTGGTCCAAATAACTCAATTTCTGGGCGTGTCAGGAGATTGTTGTCATTGATGGATGAGAAAGTAGACCACTCAAATAGTGGAAGTAAA from Juglans microcarpa x Juglans regia isolate MS1-56 chromosome 4S, Jm3101_v1.0, whole genome shotgun sequence carries:
- the LOC121263493 gene encoding glutamate receptor 3.3-like isoform X2; translated protein: MNLICFILSLFLYFGLSTYGFSKNVSSRPAVVNIGALFTFESTIGRVAKIAIEEAVKDVNSDSSILHGTKLAVTMQDSNCSGFFGMVGALQFMETDIVAIIGPQSSVVAHIISHVANELQVPLLSFGASDPTLSSLQFPFFVRTRPSDLYQMTAVADVVDYYGWKDVIAIFIDDDYGRNGVSALDDKLAERRCRISYKQGISPGSEVNRGDIMDLLIKVELMESRIIVLHVNPDSGFMVFSVAQYLGMMGNGFVWIATDWLSSVLDSAAPLPSETMDSIQGVLVLRQHTPYSDRKKAFFSRWKKLTGGSLGLHSYGLSAYDSVWLLAHAIDAFFNQGGVISFSNDSRLQSALGDNLHLEAMNIFDDGILLLQSILQSNLVGLTGPIKFNSDKSLIRPAYDIINVIGTGFRRIGYWSNYSGLSVVDPETLYAMPPNHSSANQQLYSVIWPGETLLKPRGWVFPNNGKQLKIGVPNRASYRAFVSRVQGTDMFKGFCIDVFTAAVNLLPYAVPYRFVPFGNGLENPSYTELVNMITTGDFDAAVGDIAIVTNRTRIVDFTQPYASSGLVVVVPLKKKNSGAWAFLRPFSRNMWIVSACFFLLIGTVVWILEHRTNDEFRGPPKKQLITILWFSLSTMFFAHRENTVSTLGRMVLIIWLFVVLIINSSYTASLTSILTVQHLSSPIKGIESLKMSEEQIGYQVGSFAEHYLEELGISRSRLVALGSPDAYALALQRGPEKGGVAAIVDELPYVELFLSSQCKFRVVGQEFTKSGWGFAFPRDSPLAIDMSTAILQLSENGDLQRIHDKWLMRSTCSLETAEIESDQLQLKSFWGLFLICGIACFFALFIYFLQIMQQSCRTAPSESISAGPNNSISGRVRRLLSLMDEKVDHSNSGSKRRKVERSLSESSKDSEWVSRRQTGMTTGTNISSSN
- the LOC121263493 gene encoding glutamate receptor 3.3-like isoform X1, with product MNLICFILSLFLYFGLSTYGFSKNVSSRPAVVNIGALFTFESTIGRVAKIAIEEAVKDVNSDSSILHGTKLAVTMQDSNCSGFFGMVGALQFMETDIVAIIGPQSSVVAHIISHVANELQVPLLSFGASDPTLSSLQFPFFVRTRPSDLYQMTAVADVVDYYGWKDVIAIFIDDDYGRNGVSALDDKLAERRCRISYKQGISPGSEVNRGDIMDLLIKVELMESRIIVLHVNPDSGFMVFSVAQYLGMMGNGFVWIATDWLSSVLDSAAPLPSETMDSIQGVLVLRQHTPYSDRKKAFFSRWKKLTGGSLGLHSYGLSAYDSVWLLAHAIDAFFNQGGVISFSNDSRLQSALGDNLHLEAMNIFDDGILLLQSILQSNLVGLTGPIKFNSDKSLIRPAYDIINVIGTGFRRIGYWSNYSGLSVVDPETLYAMPPNHSSANQQLYSVIWPGETLLKPRGWVFPNNGKQLKIGVPNRASYRAFVSRVQGTDMFKGFCIDVFTAAVNLLPYAVPYRFVPFGNGLENPSYTELVNMITTGDFDAAVGDIAIVTNRTRIVDFTQPYASSGLVVVVPLKKKNSGAWAFLRPFSRNMWIVSACFFLLIGTVVWILEHRTNDEFRGPPKKQLITILWFSLSTMFFAHRENTVSTLGRMVLIIWLFVVLIINSSYTASLTSILTVQHLSSPIKGIESLKMSEEQIGYQVGSFAEHYLEELGISRSRLVALGSPDAYALALQRGPEKGGVAAIVDELPYVELFLSSQCKFRVVGQEFTKSGWGFAFPRDSPLAIDMSTAILQLSENGDLQRIHDKWLMRSTCSLETAEIESDQLQLKSFWGLFLICGIACFFALFIYFLQIMQQSCRTAPSESISAGPNNSISGRVRRLLSLMDEKVDHSNSGSKRRKVERSLSESSKDSEWDLLRFVLTTALGINFTLYTTAPKLTAFATLYVLDN